TGCCCGGGCTCGACACGAGGACACCGGCGACGTCGGCATCCGCGATCGAGAGCTCGGCGATCTTGTGGCGCCCCTGGCCGAGGGCGGCGACGCCGGTGTCGCACCCCTCGATCGCGCCGTTGCGCACGCTCACGCCCTTGCCCGCGAGGTCGAGGCCGGTGAGCCCGCCGGACGTGCACGTGAGGGTGTGGTTGCCGAGGTCGACCTTCACGGGGCCGACGAGCGTGAGCGCACTGGCGGTCGCGCACATGAGGCTGCCGCCGAGCACGAAGCTCCCGCCCGGCCCGAGCGTGTCGCCGCAGGCGATCTGCGCGGACGCCGGCGACGCGAGCGCGGCGACGGCGAGCACCGCGGCGACGACCGGCGCCGCGCTCCGCGCGCGCCCGCTGCCGCTGACGGAGCCGCGGGTCGAACGAAGCCGAGAGCCGGAGGCCACGGAAAGGCGAACGGAAAGGCTCGGGCGGTGCATCGGGCTCGTCTCCTCGCGCGCACCCGGTGGGGCGGCGAGGGGATTCTGCGCGGAGTGCCGCGCGCGCCGCAAGCGCCGACGGCGTCCGCGCGCGGCCGACGCCGTGCTTCGCAGCGTTCGCGCTCGGCCTAGCCCGCCGCCACCGCCTCGCGCATCGGCGCCGTGATGGCGCGCGCGCCGGCCTCGAGCGCCGCGGCGTGGGCGTCGTCGAGGAGCTCGGGCAGGCGCTCGCGCGCGCACGCGACGGCCGCGTCGACGAAGGCGTCGAACATCGCGGGCTCGACGCCGTACTCGAGGTGGCTCCGCCCGAGCGCTTCGAGGTTGCCGGCGAGCCAGTCCTCGCCCTCGACCCACGCGAGCAGCGAGCGCAGCACCTCGCGGAACATCGCCTCCTGCTCGGCGAACGCGAAGGCGCCGAAGAGCTTCGAAGCGTCCGGGCACGCGGCGAGGAAGATCTCGTAGAAGCGCTCGGCGAACGCCTCCTCCTGCTCGCCGATGGCGGCGAGCACCTCGCCGAGCGTCTCGGCCGTCGCCGCGTCGGCCGCTGCGAGCGCGACGCCGCTCATGCGCGCCGCACCGGCATGCCGGTGATGCCCGCGACGAACTCGCTCCGCAGGCGTGCGATGCGGCTCTCGTCGACGACGTACTCGGGCATGTGGCGGAGCAGCGCGCGGATCGACGTCTCGCCCTCGAGCGCGGCGATGTGCGTGCCCAGACAGGCGTGGTTGCCGTGCCCGAACGTGAGGATGCGCTTCGAGCGCCGGTGGATGTCGAAGCGGTCCGGGTCCTCGAACTCGCGCTCGTCGCGGTTGGCGGACGGGTAGAGGAAGATCACCGCCTGCCCGGGCGTGAACGTCTGCCCGTGCAGGTGCACCTCCTTCGTCACCGTGCGGCCGAGGAACTGCGTCGGCATGCCGTAGCGCAGCCCCTCGCGGAACGCGTTCGGCACGAGCGACCCGTCGGCGACGAGCTCGGCGCGCTGCGCGGGGTGGCGGAACAGCTCGAGCACGAACGACGCGAAGATCTTCGGGAAGCTGTCCGTGCTCCCGATCACGAGCGTCGACATCTGCGAGGCGATGTCGGCGTCCGAGAGCGGCTCGCCGTCGAAGCGCGCGTTCAGGTACGCGTTCATCAGCACGTCGGCGTCGAGCGGGTGCTTGCGGTGGTAGCGGACGAGGTCGGCGAGGTGCGAGCCGAGGTCGGCCATCGCCGCGATGCCGTCCTCGGTGATGCCGGGCTTGCCGGGCTCGCGGTCGAAGAAGCGGTTCACGTAGCCGTAGAGCGTGTCGCCGTCCTCGACGGGCAGGCCGAGCAGCACGCACGACACCTCGATCGCCACCTTCGCGATGTAGTCGCCGACGAGGTCGACCTCGGCGTCCGTGTCGAGCACCTTCGCGCGCCGCTCGACGATCTCCTCGACGACCGGCGCCAGCTCCTGCACGCGCTTCGGCTTGAACGCGCCGCTGATCAGCGCGCGGTTCCGCACGTGCTCGGGCGGGTCCATCATGTTGACGCTCGGGAAGACGGAGAGCTGCTT
This genomic interval from Myxococcota bacterium contains the following:
- a CDS encoding cytochrome P450, whose translation is MVQYSPLMPEILENPFPIYKRLRDEAPAYYCEEFDCWALSRFQDIWEQSSDNESYSAAARGTTPLHLITKQLSVFPSVNMMDPPEHVRNRALISGAFKPKRVQELAPVVEEIVERRAKVLDTDAEVDLVGDYIAKVAIEVSCVLLGLPVEDGDTLYGYVNRFFDREPGKPGITEDGIAAMADLGSHLADLVRYHRKHPLDADVLMNAYLNARFDGEPLSDADIASQMSTLVIGSTDSFPKIFASFVLELFRHPAQRAELVADGSLVPNAFREGLRYGMPTQFLGRTVTKEVHLHGQTFTPGQAVIFLYPSANRDEREFEDPDRFDIHRRSKRILTFGHGNHACLGTHIAALEGETSIRALLRHMPEYVVDESRIARLRSEFVAGITGMPVRRA
- a CDS encoding globin; amino-acid sequence: MSGVALAAADAATAETLGEVLAAIGEQEEAFAERFYEIFLAACPDASKLFGAFAFAEQEAMFREVLRSLLAWVEGEDWLAGNLEALGRSHLEYGVEPAMFDAFVDAAVACARERLPELLDDAHAAALEAGARAITAPMREAVAAG